AATTCTCGACGCCACGAACGTCATCCAACGCCCGGCGGTCAGCGTCATCGCGCCCATCGACATCGACCATCGCGAGTTCCTGGGCGACACCATCGCCGAGATCGCCGTCGAGAAGGCCGGGATCATCAAGCCGGACGCTCCGGTCGTGTCGGCCCGCCAGCAAGCCGACGCCGAGGACGTTCTGGACACGACCGCCGCCCTGGCTGGGGTCGAGCTGACCCTGATGGGCCGCGACTTCGACGCCTGGGGCGAACGCGGGCGCCTTCTGGTGCAGATGCAGGATCGCCTGCTGGACCTGCCAGCGCCTTCGCTGCCGGGTGAACATCAGGTCTCCAATGCGGGCCTCGCCGTCGCGGCCCTTCTGGCCCTTGGCGATTCGCGCATGGACGAGGCGGCCATGGGCCGGGGGATCGCGAGCGCGGTCTGGCCCGCGCGCTTCCAGCGGCTCACGGCGGGTCCGCTGGCCGAGCGCGCCAAGGCCGCCGGGACGGATCTCTGGCTGGACGGAGGCCATAACCCTCACGCGGGCCGGGCTGTCTCTCGGGCCGTCGCCGATCTCGCCGCCCGGGACGGCCGGCCGGTAGCGCTGATCTCCGGACTTCTGGCCAACAAGGACGCCCCCGGCTTTTTCGGCGCGTTCCGGGGTGTGGCGGCCAAGGTCTTCACCGTGACCTTCGAGGGGCGCGCCGCCGCCAGCGCCGCCGACACGGCCGCCGCCGCCGAACTGGCGGGCTTGAGGGCCTGCGCCTGCGCTTCGGTGGAGGAGGCGCTCGATCAGGCCATCAAGATGGACCCGGTCCCGCACGTCCTGATCTGCGGATCGCTCTACCTAGCCGGCGAGGTGCTGGCCATGAGCCCCGAGACGTGGCCGACCTGAGGGCGTAAGACGGTCGCACGCCGATAGGGCGGCACGGCCCGCCGGACATCCTCGGCAGGCGCGCCCGCCCTGGCAGGAACCGCCGATGGCCAAGGGTCAGAAAAAGTCGAACAAGGAAATCCGCAAACCCAAGGCCGAGAAGAAGCCGCCGTCGACGCCGACCTCGCCGTTCATCGTCATGCCCCGGAAGTAAGGACCACACGAAAAACGCCCGCCCCGGAGGACCGGAGCGGGCGTCTTCGAGTCAGCGATGGACGGGCCTTAGGCCGCCTGGACGCCGGCCTCGTTCAGCCATTCCAGGATCTTCTGCTTGGGCATGGCGCCGACCTTCATCGAGGTCATCTGGCCATCGCGGAACAGCATC
The DNA window shown above is from Caulobacter sp. FWC26 and carries:
- a CDS encoding folylpolyglutamate synthase/dihydrofolate synthase family protein, with amino-acid sequence MTEHLRAHDAALARLQALHPKLIDLSLDRMRRLCAALGDPQDRLPPVIHVAGTNGKGSTVAYLRAMAEAAGLSVHVFTSPHLVRFSERIRLAGKLITDEYLADVLDRVEQANAGQPITFFEITTAAAFVAFAEVPADLCVIEVGLGGILDATNVIQRPAVSVIAPIDIDHREFLGDTIAEIAVEKAGIIKPDAPVVSARQQADAEDVLDTTAALAGVELTLMGRDFDAWGERGRLLVQMQDRLLDLPAPSLPGEHQVSNAGLAVAALLALGDSRMDEAAMGRGIASAVWPARFQRLTAGPLAERAKAAGTDLWLDGGHNPHAGRAVSRAVADLAARDGRPVALISGLLANKDAPGFFGAFRGVAAKVFTVTFEGRAAASAADTAAAAELAGLRACACASVEEALDQAIKMDPVPHVLICGSLYLAGEVLAMSPETWPT